The window GAACCCCTTGCAGCAGGTTACCGAACGCCACACCAATGACCAGCGGCGGTACGAAGCTACCAATGAAGATGCCCCAGTCCCACATGTTGCGCCAGCGCATGTCTTCAATCTTAGAGCGGTAATCAAAACCGACCGGACGGAAGAACAAGGACGCCAGTACCAGAATCATCGCCACATAGAAGCCGGAGAACGCAGCGGCATACACCATCGGCCAGGCAGCAAATAATGCGCCGCCCGCGGTGATGAGCCAAACCTGGTTACCATCCCAGTGTGGGGCGATGGAGTTAATCATAATTCGACGCTCGGTATCATTACGACCGAGGAAACGGGTGAGCATGCCCACCCCCATGTCGAAACCATCAGTGACTGCAAAACCAATCAGCAGAATGCCAACCAGCAGCCACCAGATAAAACGCAATACTTCATAATCGATCATTTGACGACTCCTGTCTTAGCGTGCCGGCTGAGAAGTCACAGTGGACTGCTCGTAGTGATAACGACCGGTTTTCAGGCTGCTCGGGCCAAGGCGTGCGAACTTGAACATCAGGTACAGTTCAGCCACCAGGAACAGGGTATACAGGCCGCAAATCAACAGCATCGAGAAGATCAGGTCGCCCGCAGTCAGTGACGAGTTCGCCACGGCTGTCGGTAGCACTTCACCTATCGCCCACGGCTGACGCCCGTACTCTGCAACAAACCAACCGGACTCAATCGCAATCCATGGCAGCGGAAGCGCATACAGCGCCGTGCGCAGCAGCCATTTTTTCTCACCGATACGGTTACGAATGACGGTCCAGAAGGAAACCGCAATGATAGCCAGCATCAGAATGCCGCACGCCACCATGATACGGAACGCAAAGTACAGCGGAGCGACACGAGGAATAGAATCTTTCGTTGCCTGCTGAATTTGTGCTTCGGTCGCGTCGGTCACTTTGTCGGTATAGCGTTTCAGCAGCAGACCATATCCCAGGTCTTTCTTCATGCTGTTGAACTGGTCACGAACGGCCTGATCGGTGGAACCCGCACGCAGTTCTTCCAGCATCTGATACGCTTTCATCCCGTTACGGATACGCTCTTCGTGCTGCACCATCAGGTCTTTCAGACCAATGACCGGCGTATCAACAGAGCGGGTGGCAATGATGCCCAGCGCGTAAGGGATTTGAATCGCAAAATGGTTTTCCTGCGCATCCTGGTCCGGAATACCGAACAGCGTAAAGGATGCCGGTGCAGGCTGGGTTTCCCACTCTGCTTCAATCGCGGCAAGTTTGGTTTTCTGCACGTCGCCCATTTCGTAACCGGACTCATCACCCAGAACGATAACAGACAGAATGGCAGCCATACCGAAGCTGGCAGCGATGGCAAAAGAACGCTTAGCAAATGCGAAGTCACGACCGCGCAGCATATAGTAAGAGCTGATACCCAGAACGAACATCGCGCCGCAGACATAACCAGACGCTACAGTGTGAACAAATTTCACCTGTGCAACCGGGTTAAGCACCAGTTCAGAGAAGCTCAGCATCTCCATGCGCATGGTTTCGAAGTTGAAATCCGCTGCAATTGGGTTTTGCATCCAACCGTTCGCCACGAGGATCCACAGCGCAGACAGGTTTGAACCCAATGCCACCAACCAGGTGACGCACATATGCTGGACTTTACTCAGACGGTCCCAGCCGAAGAAGAACAGACCTACAAAGGTGGATTCGAGGAAGAAGGCCATCAAACCTTCGATCGCCAGCGGCGCACCGAAAATATCCCCGACATAGTGGGAATAGTAAGACCAGTTAGTCCCGAACTGGAACTCCATGGTCAGACCGGTAGCCACACCCAGAGCGAAGTTGATACCAAACAACTTGCCCCAGAACTTGGTCATATCTTTATAAATCTGTTTGCCGGAAAGGACGTAGACCGTTTCCATGATGGCCAACAAAAACGCCATACCCAGCGTTAGTGGCACAAAAAGGAAGTGGTACATCGCGGTCAAGGCAAACTGTAAGCGCGACAGTTCGACTATATCTAACATCATGACTCCTTGCTCATCGCATGAAGACTCCGAGAGTGAACCCCGTTAGAAAGGGTCACACGCATGCCCCAATACAAATTTATTTGCGTCCTTCCACCGTCGCTCTTTCTTCTCATTTGAAGAAAGGACAATGATGAAAAGTTACAAACATGTTAATAAAACACTCAAATTGATCCCGCAATTATATTACGCCGTAAAATCCTTACAATAAACAGGTTTTTATCGAGACAAATTTGCATTTTTCGATAGTGATCAATTTATAGCTAATTTACCACTTTCAGACCAATTTGATCTGCAGCAATTTAACCTCATTTGATGAGGTTTACCAAGTTTTAAACATTGATTTAAATCAATTTACAGATTTAATGTTAATGATGTTTACCGATAACATGACTAGTGAATTTCATGTTAATTTCTTGTTTTACAATAAGTAATCATAGTTACCATAAATGATAGATTATTAATTAAAATCCACACGATCTTTTAAGCCATCAAGATGGCAACGGTCAGGAGGTAGATAAAGAGTCACTCTTGCTGGGTAGCTCACAGTTTTTTTTTAGCAAGCCATAACATTGTTATTTTATACAAATAATTCATTTTATTTTCACTTATAATTAACACCGAGATGTAACTATCTCAATCAGAAGTGAAATGCGGCTGCATTCAGTGACTCTACTGAAGCGGGATCACCGCCGCGCGCCGAAACCCAAACATCATCGCCCAAAACATCATTATAAGTTATAGGTCATTCCTTCTCTATGCTTATGCGGCAAAGATTAAATATGTTCCGAACAATCTATTATCATTTTTATCTTAAATTTAACAAAAAATATTTCTGCCATATAAGATATATAAATAAAAAAACGTTATGTCGTTCACAAGTTATTTAGTGAACCTACCTTTTTATATTATTAAAAATCGCACATTAAAACCTCGCATAACAAAATAAGATTTTGATCACAAAGATGGCAAGTCATTTATTAGTGAATTTACTAACAAAATGACAATGCGACAAAAACAACAACACAACTCATTGAATCATCACAGATTTACCAAAATGCAATTATAACAATCATTTTAATCAGGATATTTTGAAAATAGATCAATTGCTTCCTTTTCAGCTTCCACAGAAACTCCGACTCTATTAAGAGGTTGTCACAATCCATGTTCTAAATATTAAAAAATAATTTTTACTTATTGACCATCAGCCCTACAGAGGATTCCCCATGAAGAAATCTACACTTGTTATTGGCGTTATCGGTGCTGACTGCCATGCAGTAGGCAATAAAGTTCTGGATCGCGTTTTTACCTCCCACGATTTTCACGTAATCAACCTCGGGGTGATGGTGAGTCAGGATGAATATATTGATGCCGCGATTGAAACAGGCGCGGATGCCATCGTGGTGTCATCTATCTATGGCCACGGTGATATCGACTGCCTCGGCTTGCGTGAGCGCTGCATCGAACGTGGCCTCGGCGATATTCTGCTCTATGTCGGCGGCAACCTGGTTGTGGGTAAACATGACTTTGCAGACGTCGAAGTGAAGTTTAAAGAAATGGGCTTTAACCGCGTCTTTGCACCAAGCCACGACCTGGAAGATGTTTGTGCGCTTATCACCAATGACATTCACCAACACAATGGCCTCGAGCAGCGTTGCCTGGAAGAGGCTATCTGATGCAAACAGTTTCTGTCGATATCGGCTCGACATGGACCAAGGCAGCCCTCTTCGCACATGAAGGTGAAGAATTAACGCTGGTAAACCATGTCCTGACCCCAACCACCACACATCATCTGGCAGACGGTTTTTTTGCCAGCCTGAATCAGGTGCTAAATGTTGCCGATGCTCGCCCGTTACTGAAAAGCGGTGAAGTGCAGTTGAAATACTCCTCGTCAGCCAAAGGTGGACTCGCCGTTGCAGCAATGGGGCTGGTGCCTTCCATTACGCTGGAATCGGCCAAAGTAACCGCCCATTCGGCTGGCGCAAAAATCGCGCAATATTATTCGTACAAACTTAACCGCCATGACATTCAGGAGCTGGAATCATCACCGCCAGACATCCTGTTGTTTACCGGCGGCACGGATGGCGGTGAAGAAAGCTACGGTCTGGCTAATGCGCGTGCACTGGCCGAGTCAAAGCTTGATTGCGCCATTATCTACGCTGGTAACCGCGACATTCAGGACGATGTGCAAACTCTCCTGGGACATAAAGATCTGACTACGGTAGATAACATCCTGCCCGATCTCGACCACCCTAATCCGTTTGCTGCTCGTCAGGCCATTTGCGATGTGTTTTTGTCCCGTATCGTCAAAGGCAAAGGACTGGACGTTATTGTCGGTGAAACCGGCGAAGAGCCGATGCCCACGCCGTGGACGGTGTATGAACTGGTAAAAGCGATTAGCGACTACGACAGCGCATGGAAGGAATTCATGCTGATCGACATGGGCGGCGCCACCACGGATGTCTATTCAGCCAGCGCGAATACCCTCTCCCCTGACACCGTTCTGCACGGCGTCCCAGAACCCTTCGTCAAACGTACTGTTGAAGGCGATCTGGGGATGCGAGTTTCCGCCGTTGTCGTCGGAGAAAGCACGCAGGAAATGGTGAAAGTTATCTTTGCCCAACAGCCACAGCGCGAAGAGGCGTTTTACCGCTATCTGCGCCATCTGGTTGGGCAACCGGATTACCTGCCACTCAGCGAGGAAGAGAAATATTTCGACACCCTGCTGGCAGGTTTGTGCGTGGGCTATGCCACTGAGCGCCACGCGGGCACTAAAAAGCAGGTTTGCACCTGCGTAGGTAACGTGGATTTACAGATGGGTCGCGATCTCACCACCGTACGCAAAGTTGTCGGTTCAGGGGGATGGCTCTCGCGCGCCAGCCAGTTTGATATTCATAACTGGCTCAAATATCGGGAGTTGGACGACCAGGGTAAAAGAATTCTGTTACCGAATCAGTTTGAGTATTACCGCGATTCACATGGCCTGCTCCCTCTACTGGCAAACGTCGCCAGGCTGTACCCGCAAGCCGCTGCTCGCACCAGCATTCAGTGTTTAACCCTATAAAACTTAAGGCAGCTACGAATGGAACTTCGAAATAAAAAACTGACCCATGACGAATTTATGACCGAAAGGCTGCAGGTGTTACAAACCTGGGAAACCGGCAAAGACGTTGAGAACTTCGAAGATGGCGTGAAGTACCAACAAACAATTCCAGACCAGAAGCGCTTCTCCCTCGCGCTGTTGAAGGCCGATCAGGAAGGTAAAACCCTGAGCCAGCCGCGTGCAGGCGTTGCATTAATGGATGAGCACATTGCGCTGCTCAAAACATTGCAGCAAGAGTGCGACCTGCTGCCCAGCACCATCGATGCTTATACCCGTCTGAACCGTTATGAAGAAGCCGCCGTCGGGATCCAGAAATCTATCGAAGCGGGTACGTCCAAGCTGAATGGTTTACCGGTCGTCAACCACGGGGTTGCTGCCTGCCGCCGGATGACGGAATCCCTGGAGAAACCTATCCAGGTTCGCCACGGTACGCCAGATGCGCGCTTGCTGGCAGAAATTGCCATGGCCAGTGGTTTTACCAGCTACGAAGGTGGCGGTATCTCTTACAACATCCCTTACGCCAAGCGCGTCACCCTGGAAAAATCCATCCGTGACTGGCAGTACTGCGACCGTCTGATGGGACTGTATGAAGAAAACGGGATTCGCATTAACCGTGAACCCTTTGGTCCGCTGACCGGCACCCTGATTCCGCCATTCATGTCTCACTCCGTCGCGATCATCGAAGGTCTGCTGGCGCTGGAGCAAGGCGTGAAGTCCATTACCGTGGGCTACGGCCAGGTCGGTAGCCTGACGCAGGACATTGCTGCGATTCAAGCGCTGCGTGAACTGTCACACGAATACTTCCATAACTACGGCTTCGACGACTATGAGCTGAGCACCGTATTCCACCAGTGGATGGGCGGATTCCCGGAAGACGAAGCGAAAGCTTTCTCCGTCATCGCCTGGGGTGCGGCAGTGGCTGGCATGTCTGGCGCAACGAAAGTGATCACCAAGAGCCCCCATGAAGCATTTGGTATCCCGACTGCGGCAGCAAACGCCCAAGGCCTCAAAGCGTCACGTCAGATGCTGAACATGGTTAGCGACCAGAAATTCCCGCAGTGCGCAGCCGTGGAGCAGGAAGTAGAACTGATTAAGAGCGAAGTCCACGCAGTGCTGAAGAAAGTCTTCGAACTGGGTAATGGCGACATTGCACGCGGTACCGTGCTGGCCTTTGAAGCAGGCGTACTGGACGTGCCTTTCGCACCTGCAGCCTGTAATGCTGGCAAAATCCTGCCGGTTCGCGATAACTCAGGCGCAATCCGTATTCTTGAAGCCGGCTCCGTACCGTTGCCGAAAGATATTCTCGCCCTGCACCACGACTACGTCGCAGAGCGCGCCCACTTTGAAGGCCGCAAGCCTTCTTTCCAGATGGTCATTGATGACATCAACGCCGTATCCCACAGTAAATTAATAGGAAGACCATAATGAAAATTAAACAGGCCCTTTTCACAGCTGGCTACTCCTCATTTTATTTTGACGACCAGCAGGCCATTAAAGACGGCGCAGGTCACGATGGGTTCATCTATACCGGCACGCCGGTAACGCCTGGATTTACTTCTGTTCGCCAGGCGGGTGAATGCGTTTCGGTTCAGCTGATTCTGGAAAACGGCGCGGTAGCGGTCGGTGATTGTGCAGCCGTACAGTATTCCGGTGCGGGCGGTCGTGACCCGCTGTTCCTGGCAGAGAACTTCATTCCGTTCCTCAACGATCACATCAAACCGCTGCTGGAAGGCCGCGATGTCGATGCGTTCCTGCCAAACGCCCGTTTCTTCGACGAACTGAGCATTGACGGTCGTCTGCTGCATACCGCCGTTCGCTACGGCCTGTCTCAGGCGCTGCTGGATGCCGCTGCGCTGGCGACCGGTCGTCTGAAAGTAGAAGTCGTATGTGACGAATGGCAGTTGCCATGTGTTCCGGAAGCGATTCCTTTATTCGGCCAGAGCGGCGACGACCGTTATATCGCCGTAGACAAAATGATCCTCAAAGGTGTGGACGTTCTGCCGCACGCGCTGATCAACAACGTCGAGCAGAAGCTGGGCTTTAAAGGTGAAAAACTGCGTGAGTATGTGCGCTGGTTATCCAACCGCATCTTAACCCTGCGCACCAACGAAGCGTATCAGCCTACGCTGCACATTGATGTGTACGGCACCATCGGTCTGATTTTCGATATGGATCCGGTTCGTTGCGCCGAATACATCGCCAGCCTGGAAGTTGAAGCACAGGGCCTGCCGCTGTACATCGAAGGTCCGGTTGATGCCGGTAACAAACCGGATCAGATCCGCATGCTGACTGAGATCACCAACGAGCTGACTCGTCTGGGCTCCGGCGTGAAAATCGTGGCCGATGAATGGTGTAACACCTATCAGGATATCGTCGACTTCACCGATGCGGGCAGTTGCCACATGGTGCAAATCAAGACCCCGGATCTGGGTGGTGTTCACAACATCGTTGATGCAGTGCTGTATTGCAACAAACACGGAATGGAAGCCTATCAGGGCGGCACCTGTAACGAAACCGAGATCAGTGCACGTACCTGCGTACACGTCGCGCTGGCCGCGCGTCCAATGCGCATGCTGATCAAACCGGGTATGGGTTTCGATGAAGGTCTCAACATCGTGTTTAACGAAATGAACCGCACCATCGCGCTGTTGCAGACTAAGGATTAAGAGATGGCACGCACATTTAAGATCTTATCGCCTACGGCTATCCTGGGTTATGGCTTCCCGGAAGAAAGTTTTCGTAAAGCCATGGAAGAGTCACCGGATCTTATTGCTGTTGACGCGGGTTCCTCCGATCCTGGCCCCCACTACCTCGGGGCAGGTAAACCGTTTACCGACAGGGCCGGCGTAAAACGCGATCTGCGCTATATGATCGTAGCAGGCGTTAAGAACAACATCCCGGTGGTCATCGGCACAGCCGGTGGTTCAGGTGCTGCTCCGCATCTGGAGTGGTGTCGCCAGATTATCCATGAGATTGCGCAGGAAGAAAAACTGTCCTTCTCTATGGCGCTGATCCCGTCTGATGTCGACAAAGAGGTCGTTCATCAGGCGCTGGATAACGGCAAAATCACCGCCCTGGATTTTGTCCCTGAACTGACTCACGAGGCGATTGAAGAGAGCACCTACATCGTCGCACAGATGGGCGTCGAGCCTTTCCAGCGTGCGCTGGAAGCCGGTGCGCAGGTGGTACTGGGCGGACGAGCCTACGATCCGGCCTGCTTCGCCGCACTGCCGATTATGCAGGGCTTTGATGAAGGTCTGGCGCTTCACTGCGGTAAGATCCTTGAGTGTGCTGCTATTGCCGCCACCCCGGGCTCCGGCTCAGATTGTGCGATGGGGATCATTGACGACAACGGCTTTACGCTGAAAGCGTTCAATCCAAAGCGTAAGTTCACTGAAACTTCCGCTGCAGCGCACACTCTGTATGAGAAGTCCGATCCGTACTTCCTGCCGGGACCGGGCGGCGTGCTGAACCTGAAGGCGTGTACCTTCACGCAGGTAAACGACGGCGAAGTGTATGTCAGCGGCTCACGTCATGAAGAGACGCCGTATGCGCTGAAACTGGAAGGTGCACGTCAGGTTGGCTTCCGCTGCCTGACCATCGCCGGGACTCGCGACCCGATTATGATTGCCGGAATTGACACCATTCTTGAAGAGGTACAGGCAAGCGTAGCACGTAACCTTTCACTGAATGATGACAGTATCCGCATGACGTTCCACCTGTACGGGAAGAACGGTGTGATGGGCAATCATGAGCCGATTAAAACCGCCGGTCACGAACTGGGGATTTTACTGGACGTGGTCGCACCAACGCAGGATATCGCCAACAGCGTCTGCTCGCTGGTGCGCTCTACCCTGCTGCACTACGGCTATGAAAATCGCATTGCGACTGCGGGCAACCTCGCTTTCCCGTTCTCGCCATCTGATATTCAGAGTGGTCCGGTGTATGAGTTCTCAATCTATCACCTGATTGAAGCAAGCGATGCACTGCGTTTTGATTTCCACATTGAACAGGTCACGCCAGAAGGAGTTCAGGCATGAAACACTCAATTTGTTCACTGGCGCAGGTCATCCGTTCCAAAAATGCCGGACCGTACGAACTGGTTTTAGATATTTTATTTAAAACCAAGGAAGACTATCAACGAGTAAAAGCGTCCGAGCAATTAACACCGCAACTGATTGCTGGATTATATAATGTCGAGCCTGACTTTATTCATAACATTGTCTGGTTTGACCCGGCAAATGCGGTAAAGATCGTCATGCCTCGCGATATTATTTCCGGCAACGTCGGTGACAATGATGTTTATGGCGCGCAGCAACATGCTCCATTATTAAGTATTGAGTTCGATTTGTAATAAAAAACAAAATAACAACCATTGGAGCACAGAATTCAGCAGTATCACAGTGCTTCGAAGTATTCATGCGGTTGGTCACAACAGGCGTGCGCCTGAGCTACTGTTCCAGCTCAGGTGCCCGCCACCCTACACAATTTTCATTACCAGCCTTTATCCGATGGAGTACACATGAAGAAAATTAGTTTAACGAAGATGATCATATTAGGCCTGATACTCGGCATGATTGCCGGGGTGGCCATAAATAATATGGCCGCGGCTGAAACAGCAAAATCTTATGCAGCGGATATTTCTATTTTCACCACTATATTCTTACGTATGGTGAAAATGATTATCGCGCCATTGGTTATCTCCACACTGGTTGTTGGTATTGCCAAAATGGGCGATGCCAAAACGCTGGGACGTATATTTTCTAAAACCTTTTTCCTGTTTATTTGCGCCTCTCTGGTGTCAATTGCGCTGGGTCTGGTTATCGTTAACATCTTCCAGCCAGGTGCGGGCATCAACTTTGTTCCGCATGACGTCGGTGCTGTCGCAGCCGTTAAGTCAGAGCCGTTCACGCTGAAAGTATTTATCTCGCACGCGGTACCGACCAGTATCGTTGACGCGATGGCACGTAACGAAATCCTGCAGATCGTGGTGTTCTCAATTTTCCTCGGTTGCAGCCTGGCCGCCATTGGCGAAAAAGCCGATCCTATCGTGAAGGTACTGGACTCGCTGGTACACGTGATGCTGAAGCTGACTGGCTACGTCATGCTGTTCGCACCACTGACCGTTTTTGCTGCGATTTCCGGTCTGATTGCCGAACGTGGTCTGGGTGTGATGGTGAGCGCCGGGATCTTCATGGGTGAGTTCTACCTGACGCTGGGTATGCTGTGGGCCATCCTGATTGGTCTGTCAACGCTGCTGATTGGTCCTTGCATCAGCCGTCTGACCAAATCCATTCTCGAACCGGCTCTGCTGGCCTTTACCACCTCCAGTTCTGAAGCGGCCTTCCCAGGCACGCTGGATAAACTGGAGAAGTTTGGCGTCTCTTCCAAAATTGCCAGCTTCGTACTGCCTATCGGTTACTCGTTTAACCTGGTCGGCTCCATGGCCTACTGCTCCTTTGCCACCGT of the Citrobacter freundii genome contains:
- a CDS encoding methylaspartate ammonia-lyase; the encoded protein is MKIKQALFTAGYSSFYFDDQQAIKDGAGHDGFIYTGTPVTPGFTSVRQAGECVSVQLILENGAVAVGDCAAVQYSGAGGRDPLFLAENFIPFLNDHIKPLLEGRDVDAFLPNARFFDELSIDGRLLHTAVRYGLSQALLDAAALATGRLKVEVVCDEWQLPCVPEAIPLFGQSGDDRYIAVDKMILKGVDVLPHALINNVEQKLGFKGEKLREYVRWLSNRILTLRTNEAYQPTLHIDVYGTIGLIFDMDPVRCAEYIASLEVEAQGLPLYIEGPVDAGNKPDQIRMLTEITNELTRLGSGVKIVADEWCNTYQDIVDFTDAGSCHMVQIKTPDLGGVHNIVDAVLYCNKHGMEAYQGGTCNETEISARTCVHVALAARPMRMLIKPGMGFDEGLNIVFNEMNRTIALLQTKD
- a CDS encoding methylaspartate mutase subunit E — encoded protein: MELRNKKLTHDEFMTERLQVLQTWETGKDVENFEDGVKYQQTIPDQKRFSLALLKADQEGKTLSQPRAGVALMDEHIALLKTLQQECDLLPSTIDAYTRLNRYEEAAVGIQKSIEAGTSKLNGLPVVNHGVAACRRMTESLEKPIQVRHGTPDARLLAEIAMASGFTSYEGGGISYNIPYAKRVTLEKSIRDWQYCDRLMGLYEENGIRINREPFGPLTGTLIPPFMSHSVAIIEGLLALEQGVKSITVGYGQVGSLTQDIAAIQALRELSHEYFHNYGFDDYELSTVFHQWMGGFPEDEAKAFSVIAWGAAVAGMSGATKVITKSPHEAFGIPTAAANAQGLKASRQMLNMVSDQKFPQCAAVEQEVELIKSEVHAVLKKVFELGNGDIARGTVLAFEAGVLDVPFAPAACNAGKILPVRDNSGAIRILEAGSVPLPKDILALHHDYVAERAHFEGRKPSFQMVIDDINAVSHSKLIGRP
- the glmS gene encoding methylaspartate mutase subunit S, translating into MKKSTLVIGVIGADCHAVGNKVLDRVFTSHDFHVINLGVMVSQDEYIDAAIETGADAIVVSSIYGHGDIDCLGLRERCIERGLGDILLYVGGNLVVGKHDFADVEVKFKEMGFNRVFAPSHDLEDVCALITNDIHQHNGLEQRCLEEAI
- a CDS encoding DUF4387 domain-containing protein, giving the protein MKHSICSLAQVIRSKNAGPYELVLDILFKTKEDYQRVKASEQLTPQLIAGLYNVEPDFIHNIVWFDPANAVKIVMPRDIISGNVGDNDVYGAQQHAPLLSIEFDL
- a CDS encoding dicarboxylate/amino acid:cation symporter produces the protein MKKISLTKMIILGLILGMIAGVAINNMAAAETAKSYAADISIFTTIFLRMVKMIIAPLVISTLVVGIAKMGDAKTLGRIFSKTFFLFICASLVSIALGLVIVNIFQPGAGINFVPHDVGAVAAVKSEPFTLKVFISHAVPTSIVDAMARNEILQIVVFSIFLGCSLAAIGEKADPIVKVLDSLVHVMLKLTGYVMLFAPLTVFAAISGLIAERGLGVMVSAGIFMGEFYLTLGMLWAILIGLSTLLIGPCISRLTKSILEPALLAFTTSSSEAAFPGTLDKLEKFGVSSKIASFVLPIGYSFNLVGSMAYCSFATVFIAQACNIELSMGEQITMLLILMLTSKGMAGVPRASMVVIAATLNQFNIPEAGLILLMGVDPFLDMGRSATNVMSNAMGAAIVGRWEGEHFGQGCRGTAPVKTPEQDRPVTETEVALS
- a CDS encoding acyclic terpene utilization AtuA family protein, translated to MARTFKILSPTAILGYGFPEESFRKAMEESPDLIAVDAGSSDPGPHYLGAGKPFTDRAGVKRDLRYMIVAGVKNNIPVVIGTAGGSGAAPHLEWCRQIIHEIAQEEKLSFSMALIPSDVDKEVVHQALDNGKITALDFVPELTHEAIEESTYIVAQMGVEPFQRALEAGAQVVLGGRAYDPACFAALPIMQGFDEGLALHCGKILECAAIAATPGSGSDCAMGIIDDNGFTLKAFNPKRKFTETSAAAHTLYEKSDPYFLPGPGGVLNLKACTFTQVNDGEVYVSGSRHEETPYALKLEGARQVGFRCLTIAGTRDPIMIAGIDTILEEVQASVARNLSLNDDSIRMTFHLYGKNGVMGNHEPIKTAGHELGILLDVVAPTQDIANSVCSLVRSTLLHYGYENRIATAGNLAFPFSPSDIQSGPVYEFSIYHLIEASDALRFDFHIEQVTPEGVQA
- the glmL gene encoding methylaspartate mutase accessory protein GlmL; the encoded protein is MQTVSVDIGSTWTKAALFAHEGEELTLVNHVLTPTTTHHLADGFFASLNQVLNVADARPLLKSGEVQLKYSSSAKGGLAVAAMGLVPSITLESAKVTAHSAGAKIAQYYSYKLNRHDIQELESSPPDILLFTGGTDGGEESYGLANARALAESKLDCAIIYAGNRDIQDDVQTLLGHKDLTTVDNILPDLDHPNPFAARQAICDVFLSRIVKGKGLDVIVGETGEEPMPTPWTVYELVKAISDYDSAWKEFMLIDMGGATTDVYSASANTLSPDTVLHGVPEPFVKRTVEGDLGMRVSAVVVGESTQEMVKVIFAQQPQREEAFYRYLRHLVGQPDYLPLSEEEKYFDTLLAGLCVGYATERHAGTKKQVCTCVGNVDLQMGRDLTTVRKVVGSGGWLSRASQFDIHNWLKYRELDDQGKRILLPNQFEYYRDSHGLLPLLANVARLYPQAAARTSIQCLTL
- the cydA gene encoding cytochrome ubiquinol oxidase subunit I, which gives rise to MLDIVELSRLQFALTAMYHFLFVPLTLGMAFLLAIMETVYVLSGKQIYKDMTKFWGKLFGINFALGVATGLTMEFQFGTNWSYYSHYVGDIFGAPLAIEGLMAFFLESTFVGLFFFGWDRLSKVQHMCVTWLVALGSNLSALWILVANGWMQNPIAADFNFETMRMEMLSFSELVLNPVAQVKFVHTVASGYVCGAMFVLGISSYYMLRGRDFAFAKRSFAIAASFGMAAILSVIVLGDESGYEMGDVQKTKLAAIEAEWETQPAPASFTLFGIPDQDAQENHFAIQIPYALGIIATRSVDTPVIGLKDLMVQHEERIRNGMKAYQMLEELRAGSTDQAVRDQFNSMKKDLGYGLLLKRYTDKVTDATEAQIQQATKDSIPRVAPLYFAFRIMVACGILMLAIIAVSFWTVIRNRIGEKKWLLRTALYALPLPWIAIESGWFVAEYGRQPWAIGEVLPTAVANSSLTAGDLIFSMLLICGLYTLFLVAELYLMFKFARLGPSSLKTGRYHYEQSTVTSQPAR